Proteins encoded within one genomic window of Prosthecobacter fusiformis:
- a CDS encoding methyltransferase domain-containing protein, whose translation MLKPEKLYSFMKMAISESRKSKPEDGSIHPKVGAVIVDENGTVVAKAHRGEQGRGDHAEFIAISKAIQAGFKDFSRATIFATLEPCTHRGHGKTPCAERIVNTGFGRIYIGALDPNPVIVGHGETFLRMRQGLIVERFPSELERQIREDNREFWNLFSSAHLPSTSLYIQVRVSDVILSKLRSAGVDIDHIPTEDDYSLRDLASYVYGRGKFHSKTRKEILDFLVEARSSAFDQKYSSYTYDQDARKIEERWKKEFPGILKRFKVYDFPKRRILNVGIGNGLEGVGLFEHCINFTGVDIAPESLTKAQTKFPRATFIKDSAESLDEISDQSQDIYVSLRTYQSAFFDIQESVRQAYRVLAPGGIFIASIANAYVEGNVFVRGLLPHGSKNVDQDCAPNLANAIRHILTKHRFDDVGVHSGKAEEYVFGRKRYH comes from the coding sequence ATGCTTAAACCTGAAAAACTTTATTCGTTCATGAAGATGGCCATCTCAGAGTCGCGGAAATCCAAGCCTGAAGATGGTAGCATTCACCCAAAAGTGGGAGCTGTAATCGTTGATGAAAATGGCACTGTTGTTGCCAAGGCTCACCGTGGTGAGCAAGGCCGTGGAGATCATGCTGAGTTTATTGCTATTTCGAAGGCTATCCAAGCAGGATTCAAGGATTTCTCTCGCGCTACAATTTTTGCAACTCTTGAACCCTGCACTCATAGGGGTCATGGAAAAACCCCTTGTGCTGAACGTATTGTCAACACAGGATTTGGTCGCATTTACATCGGCGCACTTGATCCTAATCCCGTTATAGTGGGACACGGTGAGACTTTTCTCCGCATGAGACAAGGCTTGATAGTCGAAAGATTTCCTTCTGAGTTAGAGAGACAAATACGAGAAGATAATAGAGAGTTTTGGAACTTATTTTCTAGCGCCCATCTCCCATCAACATCGTTGTACATTCAGGTCCGTGTTTCCGACGTGATTTTGAGCAAATTACGCTCCGCAGGTGTCGACATTGACCATATACCCACAGAAGATGATTACTCTTTGCGAGATTTAGCGTCTTACGTATACGGACGCGGGAAATTTCACTCCAAAACACGCAAGGAAATACTAGATTTCTTGGTTGAAGCTAGGTCATCGGCATTCGATCAGAAGTACAGCAGTTATACATATGATCAAGATGCACGAAAGATTGAAGAAAGATGGAAGAAGGAATTTCCAGGCATACTAAAGCGCTTTAAAGTCTATGATTTTCCAAAGCGCAGAATTTTAAATGTTGGTATTGGAAATGGCCTAGAAGGAGTTGGCCTTTTTGAACATTGCATTAACTTCACTGGAGTTGACATCGCGCCGGAATCTCTTACGAAAGCACAAACTAAATTCCCTAGGGCTACTTTTATCAAAGATTCAGCCGAGTCCTTGGACGAGATTTCTGACCAATCCCAAGACATATATGTTTCGCTGCGAACTTACCAATCGGCCTTTTTCGACATTCAAGAGTCAGTTCGACAAGCTTATCGCGTCCTTGCACCAGGAGGAATTTTTATAGCCTCCATCGCAAATGCATATGTTGAAGGTAACGTGTTTGTTCGAGGATTACTTCCTCATGGCTCGAAGAATGTAGATCAAGACTGCGCACCAAACTTAGCAAATGCGATAAGACATATTCTCACAAAACACCGATTTGATGACGTTGGTGTTCACTCTGGGAAAGCAGAGGAATACGTTTTTGGGAGGAAGCGTTATCATTAA
- a CDS encoding type IV secretory system conjugative DNA transfer family protein, whose translation MTTLEQELTGQFYRFELPGRGGQVCPEPVSIEPPFRSFPGYHLPQPKVKDDGRKHTFFSGFMERLGRTISDTEEPADPEEHESPQFFPWERQAIVEFQISLPRERKGLAARMEQLLSSISLCGEPVSFEILGMGGDALLQIAASIDDAPLVERQLSLLFPGMVVTATEDALMEAWQQTGNSFAICECGLEREFMLPLGLIRSGPYFPLLSALASLDETELGILQVIFEPVRHSWGGEALQAVSDGEGGPFFVNRPELLTGAKAKFSRPLHAVVVRFASSADDSERAWKIVAEMLSGFVADASDADNRLIPLSNDGYEGRDHERDLILRQSRRTGMLLNRDELSWLVRFPEDPLTAALLRSDSGMTRAAPESAIQTSPLQLGFNEHGGVSNPVFLSDENRFRHTHVIGASGTGKSTLLFNLIRQDIEAGAGVGVLDPHGDLIEKILGIIPDHRIKDVILLDPSDEEYVIGFNILSAHSDLEKTLLASDLVSIFARLSTSWGDQMNSVFQNAILAFLESRTGGTLADLRRFLLDKDFRSAFLKTVEDPEAVFYWEKAFPQLGGNKSIGPILTRLESFLSPKSIRYMVSEKSNNLDFAQIMNSGKILLACLPQGRMGRENSYLLGSLLVAKFQQTAMSRQALAEKDRKPFWLYIDEFQNFATPSMSEILSGARKYRLGLTLAHQDLAQIRRYPELSSAVLTNTCTRIVFRPGDEDAQSLAAGFAHFDSKALMSLSVGDAVCRIGRSDADFNLRVPASDLGDKEHLGERRLEVIESSRSQYGRSKVEIAAERVENSTAPHKPSLAAERQEKKSIDPEPRKTDAGESAEEKPKAPSLSSAVPSSPASPSSYSPTTIREDVEALGRGGALHQAVQLELKQIAETHGFRAVVEKQISGSLETVDLYLERGSTIIACEISVTNTLEYELKNVTKCLKAGFPLVAMVALDAGKLAKLEAAIRNSLSDVQTTQVQFFLKSDFVTLLQSLVLKDVHFSGGKEKLRKGWKVNTTTVEISEEEAKARAASIASAMADSLKSRKRSNGS comes from the coding sequence ATGACCACACTCGAACAGGAGCTTACCGGGCAGTTCTACCGCTTCGAGCTTCCCGGACGCGGCGGACAGGTGTGCCCGGAGCCGGTGTCCATCGAGCCTCCGTTCCGATCTTTCCCCGGATATCACCTCCCCCAGCCAAAGGTTAAGGACGACGGACGCAAGCACACGTTTTTCAGCGGCTTTATGGAGCGGCTCGGAAGGACAATATCCGATACTGAGGAACCAGCTGATCCAGAGGAGCATGAGTCCCCGCAATTTTTCCCGTGGGAACGGCAGGCTATCGTTGAATTTCAGATTTCGCTTCCTCGCGAGCGCAAAGGCTTGGCGGCGCGCATGGAGCAGCTCCTTAGTTCTATCTCTCTTTGCGGGGAGCCGGTGAGCTTCGAGATTCTGGGAATGGGTGGCGACGCGCTGCTCCAAATTGCTGCAAGCATTGACGACGCTCCTCTCGTCGAACGACAGCTTTCCCTGCTTTTCCCTGGAATGGTTGTGACCGCGACCGAGGACGCGCTGATGGAAGCCTGGCAACAGACAGGCAACTCGTTTGCGATCTGCGAATGCGGCCTTGAGCGGGAATTCATGCTACCTCTGGGCCTGATACGTTCGGGCCCGTATTTCCCTCTGCTTTCCGCTTTGGCATCGCTCGACGAGACGGAACTCGGCATCCTGCAGGTCATCTTCGAGCCCGTGCGTCATTCCTGGGGCGGCGAGGCGCTCCAGGCGGTATCCGATGGTGAGGGCGGCCCATTCTTCGTGAATCGCCCTGAGCTACTAACCGGAGCGAAAGCGAAGTTCTCAAGACCTCTCCATGCGGTAGTAGTCCGCTTCGCCTCTTCAGCCGATGACTCTGAGCGCGCCTGGAAAATCGTTGCGGAGATGCTATCAGGATTCGTTGCGGATGCGAGCGATGCCGACAACCGCCTGATCCCCCTCTCAAATGATGGCTACGAGGGGCGGGATCACGAGCGCGACCTGATCCTCCGCCAGTCAAGGCGGACCGGGATGCTTCTCAACCGGGACGAACTGTCTTGGCTGGTGCGCTTCCCCGAAGACCCTCTCACTGCTGCGCTCCTGAGGTCGGACAGCGGCATGACTCGGGCCGCACCTGAATCGGCCATCCAGACTTCTCCCCTTCAGCTTGGCTTCAACGAACATGGAGGCGTTTCAAATCCCGTCTTCCTTAGCGACGAGAACCGCTTTCGTCACACCCATGTCATTGGAGCCTCAGGCACTGGTAAATCGACCCTGCTTTTCAATCTGATCCGCCAGGACATCGAAGCTGGCGCTGGAGTGGGGGTGTTGGACCCGCATGGAGACCTGATCGAGAAAATCCTCGGGATCATTCCCGATCACCGGATCAAGGATGTGATATTGCTCGACCCTTCAGACGAAGAGTATGTCATCGGGTTCAACATCCTGTCAGCCCACAGCGATCTTGAAAAGACTTTACTTGCCTCGGACCTGGTTTCGATCTTCGCTCGGCTCTCGACCAGCTGGGGGGACCAGATGAACAGCGTCTTCCAGAATGCAATTCTCGCCTTCCTCGAAAGCCGCACCGGCGGCACCCTGGCGGACCTCCGGCGCTTTCTGCTCGATAAGGACTTCCGGTCAGCCTTCCTGAAAACGGTGGAAGACCCGGAGGCAGTCTTCTATTGGGAGAAGGCGTTCCCCCAGCTTGGCGGCAACAAGTCCATAGGCCCCATCTTGACCCGGCTGGAATCGTTTTTGTCGCCCAAATCCATCCGGTACATGGTCTCAGAGAAGTCTAACAATCTCGACTTTGCCCAGATAATGAACAGCGGCAAAATTCTCCTGGCATGTCTGCCCCAGGGACGGATGGGCCGCGAGAATTCGTATCTCCTCGGCAGCCTCCTGGTGGCAAAATTTCAGCAGACGGCCATGAGCCGCCAAGCTCTCGCTGAGAAGGACCGGAAGCCATTCTGGCTCTACATTGACGAGTTCCAAAACTTCGCCACCCCTTCGATGTCAGAGATCCTCTCAGGTGCCCGTAAGTACCGACTTGGACTCACACTTGCCCACCAAGACCTTGCGCAAATTCGACGATACCCGGAGCTTTCGAGCGCAGTTTTAACAAACACTTGCACGCGTATCGTCTTTCGTCCCGGCGATGAGGATGCCCAGTCGCTGGCGGCAGGCTTCGCGCATTTTGATTCCAAGGCGCTCATGAGCCTCTCCGTTGGCGATGCCGTCTGCCGGATCGGGCGCAGCGATGCGGACTTCAATCTCAGGGTGCCTGCCTCAGATCTCGGCGATAAAGAACATCTGGGAGAAAGACGCCTTGAGGTTATCGAAAGTTCGCGCAGCCAGTATGGACGGTCCAAGGTTGAGATTGCGGCCGAAAGGGTGGAAAACAGCACCGCACCGCACAAGCCTTCTCTTGCAGCGGAGAGACAGGAAAAGAAGTCGATTGACCCGGAGCCCAGAAAAACAGATGCAGGTGAAAGTGCAGAGGAAAAGCCAAAGGCCCCTTCCCTATCATCTGCGGTTCCAAGCTCACCTGCTTCACCCTCTTCATACAGCCCGACTACTATTCGGGAAGATGTGGAGGCTCTTGGACGCGGCGGGGCGCTTCATCAGGCAGTGCAACTGGAACTCAAGCAAATCGCCGAGACGCACGGGTTCAGGGCTGTCGTGGAGAAACAGATTTCCGGTTCCCTGGAGACAGTGGATCTCTACCTGGAACGAGGCAGCACGATCATCGCCTGCGAGATCTCGGTGACTAACACGCTCGAATATGAACTGAAGAATGTAACCAAGTGCTTGAAAGCCGGATTCCCATTGGTGGCGATGGTCGCGCTAGACGCAGGAAAGCTAGCAAAGCTTGAGGCCGCTATCCGCAACTCCTTATCCGATGTGCAGACCACACAGGTGCAATTCTTTCTGAAGAGCGACTTTGTTACCCTCCTTCAGTCGCTGGTGCTAAAAGATGTCCATTTCTCAGGTGGAAAAGAGAAACTGCGGAAGGGCTGGAAAGTCAATACCACCACTGTTGAAATCAGCGAAGAGGAAGCGAAGGCGCGCGCTGCAAGCATAGCCTCAGCAATGGCAGACTCACTCAAGAGCCGAAAGCGTTCCAATGGCTCATGA
- a CDS encoding helix-turn-helix domain-containing protein yields MSRPQEASAALCEALREILREARIEADLSLNELGKRSGVDRNAISFVEQGRRIPSVETLAKIAFGLGLPASLLWQRAERRDLGNKGK; encoded by the coding sequence GTGTCACGTCCTCAGGAAGCCAGTGCTGCGCTTTGCGAAGCTCTCAGAGAAATTCTCCGAGAGGCTAGGATCGAAGCGGATTTGTCACTGAACGAACTTGGCAAACGGTCTGGCGTTGATCGCAATGCCATTAGCTTTGTTGAGCAAGGACGACGCATCCCTTCGGTGGAGACATTGGCGAAGATAGCTTTCGGATTAGGACTCCCAGCAAGCCTCCTTTGGCAGAGAGCAGAAAGGCGGGATCTGGGCAACAAGGGCAAATAA